In Pengzhenrongella sicca, a single genomic region encodes these proteins:
- a CDS encoding isochorismatase family protein, whose product MTTITERPQTALVVIDVQNGVVEEAHLRDEVVATVHDLVERARREHVPVVWVQHDDDWLTRGSDAWQIVPELAPDAAEPLVAKHYGDAFEETSLESVLAGLEVGRLVVVGAETDACVRSTLHGAFVRGYDVTLVADGHTTGDKSPWGAPTPAEVIAHTNMYWGDQDAPGRTAAVARANDVDFAP is encoded by the coding sequence ATGACCACGATCACCGAACGGCCCCAGACCGCGCTCGTCGTCATCGACGTGCAGAACGGCGTCGTCGAGGAGGCGCACCTGCGCGACGAGGTCGTCGCGACCGTGCACGACCTCGTCGAGCGGGCGCGCCGGGAGCACGTCCCGGTGGTCTGGGTCCAGCACGATGACGACTGGCTCACGCGCGGGTCCGACGCGTGGCAGATCGTCCCCGAGCTCGCACCCGATGCCGCCGAGCCGCTCGTCGCGAAGCACTACGGCGACGCGTTCGAGGAGACCAGCCTCGAGTCCGTGCTCGCGGGACTCGAGGTCGGCAGGCTCGTCGTCGTCGGCGCGGAGACCGACGCCTGCGTCCGATCGACGCTGCACGGCGCGTTCGTCCGGGGCTACGACGTAACGCTCGTCGCCGACGGTCACACGACCGGCGACAAGTCCCCGTGGGGCGCGCCGACGCCGGCCGAGGTCATCGCGCACACCAACATGTACTGGGGCGACCAGGACGCCCCGGGCCGCACCGCCGCGGTCGCCCGCGCGAACGACGTGGACTTCGCGCCGTGA
- a CDS encoding GPP34 family phosphoprotein, which translates to MTAMALSEELLLLAHDDEPDRPGSTLPLEGGLAAALLLDLATEGLLVAKGRSVVGVDGTASRPLLAAALAALRAEDEPHDARYWLAELPVALGPLRGQVGAAVAERGALTADRCAALGLTAAPGRPEVDPAPEHELRARLHRVLVYSGEPDNRTALLISLLRPLAMVRGVVDKQHRKQADALAKAITRATADAAATPAAISRAVHAAQAAVVIAAVGG; encoded by the coding sequence ATGACTGCAATGGCGCTTTCTGAAGAACTCCTGCTGCTCGCGCACGACGACGAGCCCGACCGGCCCGGCTCGACCCTTCCGCTGGAGGGTGGGCTCGCCGCCGCCCTCCTGCTCGACCTGGCGACCGAGGGGCTGCTGGTCGCCAAGGGACGATCCGTCGTCGGCGTCGACGGCACGGCCTCACGCCCGCTCCTGGCGGCCGCCCTGGCCGCGCTGCGCGCCGAGGACGAGCCGCACGACGCGCGGTACTGGCTGGCCGAGCTGCCGGTTGCCCTCGGGCCGCTGCGCGGCCAGGTCGGCGCCGCCGTGGCCGAGCGCGGCGCGCTCACGGCGGACCGCTGCGCCGCGTTGGGCCTCACCGCCGCGCCCGGGCGGCCGGAGGTCGATCCGGCACCCGAGCACGAGCTGCGCGCGCGCCTGCATCGGGTCCTGGTCTACAGCGGTGAGCCGGACAACCGGACGGCCCTGCTCATCTCGCTGCTGCGCCCCCTCGCGATGGTGCGCGGCGTCGTCGACAAGCAGCACCGCAAGCAGGCCGACGCCCTGGCCAAGGCGATCACCCGGGCGACCGCCGACGCGGCCGCGACACCCGCCGCGATCTCGCGCGCGGTCCACGCGGCGCAGGCCGCGGTGGTGATAGCCGCCGTCGGTGGGTAG